tttcatctttgcaaatctcctggacagaaatgcaagatgctcatcaataccatcagagtcatcttggctggagttgtcttcattctcagcaacttgctccttacccttgcttgattctgatttgcttgtgccatctttggagtttgatgtagatctcacagtttcttgtctgcattctttctcattttcagctaccaaggcaactgaacctcctttctttcttcccttctccaatacctcatcctgttccagctctagttcataagtcttcaagattccatataatctttcaagagtgaagtccttataatcttgagagtttctcaaggagacagtcatgggtttccattcctttggcaaggatcttaaaaatttaagatttgaatccttcacctggtacactctaccatacagcttcgGTCCATTCAACaacttttggaatctattgaatgtgtcatttaaagattcattttcttcaaaatgaaaatacttatattgttgaatgagaagctgcattttgttttcttttacttgttctgtaccttcacacagtagctgaactctgtcccaaacctctttggcagttgtgcaatttatcacattatcaaacatatccttgtcaagaccattaaacaaaatgttcatagccttcttatccttgtggacttcttctgtgtcttccattgtccattctgctctaggttttggaatggattgaccaacagcaattgtggccgtagcaactgtggctactttttggggaatgtgaggaccattctcaatgcagtttacataaccttcatcttgggagagtagatgaaggtgcattttcacctttcaatggtgataactgtctttgtcaagaactgggatttttactccaatatccttcttactcatctttgttagtttccaagatctttaaactctttgtgtgtcaagagcttgctctgataccaattgttattcctaggGGACTAACAATGaaatttacagaaggggggttgaatgtaaatctcaaaactttttcaagttttgagcagttttaaaggctttgtgttcaagataaacaagtgtgtgaattgctttaagctaatacagacagatatatattcaagcactaatgtaaagaatacaacagaccttaaaaacttttctggtggattgttgttccaccagagatggtatttcagaaaatctgtgattcaagatgttgatcacagctgcatcctagtacaaactagataatttttctctcaagatttttctaaacagcactggaaaaattcttatctaattactagctgctacttggtttatatatcaacaagtgtacaagtgaagacaaagaaaaaaatacaataataaaataagttatccacttgtttcttctccatatcactcaagtactttgttgactattgcctgtttgtactagagtagaacgactgctttttctgatgttcctgaaattaggcttccacatttcagttatctctgtcaacccacgtgcctctgtctgctgttacaactaccacttatcaactgctatttaaaagaacatccgttgaagccttcatccgttgatggctttatccgttgatgtgttagcagttgaagctctatccgttgaagctttagagacatccgttgaagctttgtttctcatccgttgaaggtctttagaatatccgttgataccacttcatttatacaaaattacaaggcatgaaatatttacaattggccttcctatttgcatatcttctagtagtcaacatgacttatattttctctcaacttctaagaattatatcttaaatacagagactgaaatgtgctacaacactagacttatttctaagtaaagctgcaccatcaacggatagccaaagtggtcttatccgttgaggctacaaacactaaacttctacttaagtgttttgttaaacatatcatcaaactaatgcacatatattcctaacaaggtGCAATTTTAAATATCGTAAATCGAGATTTGAAGATACCAAAAATTCTCTCGATCACATTTCTCAATGAGGAATGACAGAGATTAAATAGCTCATTTGCATTTCTTGGGTGACGACCTTCGCCACCAAACTCTTTTAGATGATATCTTACTTTACGAATTGCAGATAAAAATTAACGACGATTAGCAAATCCGCAATCAACAAGATAATATTTTCCTGAAAATGAAACATTTTTcaataatttattttgatttataaaataaaaagtCACAAGACTATAGATAGAAGAAAAACAATAAATAAAAGTGTAAATAAATGTTACCTTGAGGAACTTCCAACCCGTTTCTCCTCGATAGTGCATCATTTAACAATTTTGAGTCATGTGCTGAACCTTCCCACCCACTAAGCATATAAATAAATTTCAAATCAAAGTTACAAGCAGCCAAAACATTTTGGGAATTAAATCCATGACGATTACGGTGGCTGCTAACATCTCGACCTCTTATCATAGCGGGAATATGAGTTCCATCAATAGCACCAACACGGTCCTAAATTaatatattcataaaaatataaaattagaattaaaaaCTAGATTAGAATATAGTCAAATTATTATACTTCTAGTACAAAAAGTTACCTTAAAGTAAGGATAAAATCTTGTACTTCCAGAAATTTTCGGGGAAATACCCCCAGGCTTTACCATCATTTGTGGTGCTATAGTATTCAAAGCCTTCAAAACTTTATTAAAATTTCTACTAGCAGTGAAGTGTGAGCGACCAAACCTCTGTCGGACAATACAGTAACAATCATTATGTCCTACAATTAGTAGGAACATAGCAACCATTTCTTCAATAGACATATATCGTGTATCTTCTAGATTAGTTCCCTCTCTTATAATGCCACATAACTTGAGAAACACATTTGGATACATTCTATGTAACTTGCGAAAATTTTCTGGATCTTCTTTCATCAAATTATTTATAAAAGAGTACCAATGTCTAGATATTGGTCGTCGTGTTAGAGAACGACCAATAGGTTCATTCATAATAGTTAAATTAGCTTTTAACACTGTCATTATCGCAATGATCACCATTAATAAATACTTAACTGTTTCATAAAACTGATTGTCAATTTCTTCTTCGAATTCTTCTTCTTCTATTCTGTTTTCCAGCATTATCGCATTATCCATATTGTTAAACCTGCacgaaaattacaaaaaaatagagaTTAAAAATGTTCACAAGCAAGACAACACAAATGACCATAACTAATATGTTACGAACAAAACTGTTGACAGTAATATTATGAATTTCAGAACACTGAATATGTTAAAAACAATAAGCAGCAAGCATCAGTCTTAATCCATTAAACAACTTAGTCCATTAAACAACTTAATCTCCATGATAGTGTCCATACTGGTTTGTATGTCTGTGATGCCTCCCTAATCCCTTGCTCAGTAGGCATTAACCCATCTCTAACTATTGCTACAGTCTCGGAGCATGTAAGTAGGCATCTTGTAAAGGATGTTGTCAACTACAAGAACATGTGTGATGCAAGATTTAGTTGTACAACCTTCAATCAAAACCTTAGTACGACGGCTTCTGAGAACTTAAAGGATAGACATAAATCTTCTATTACTTTTACTGAAATTATGGCGTAGAGGGTCTGCCATTTTCTGCTCATCTGAGAGTGAAATTGAATTCTTTGAGCTCTAAAGATTGCGATAGAATGACTATGATTAGTGGAAAATCACATCCTCTTCTCAGAGGAAAAGTTGGCGGATATGTTGTTTACACTGCTATAGAAAGCGACAAAATACATGTTATCGATGGAAAAGTAGACCTGTGTGAAGTAGATATCAGATCTCCTTACACTCGGTACATGCACTACAATCTTGTCCTTGCAGCTTCTTATGGTTCAAGGTTCAACAATATTTATTTGTTATTGTACTGATTAAAGCTTTACATTTAATTGTACTAATTAAAGCAACTACATATTTACTCTTGTGTTTAATATCGATACTTCTTATAACCTCAGGCCTCAGCAGAGATAATGTCACCCTCATGGACCATGTAGTTTATAATTGTTACATTACAAATTATCCAGTAATGTAGATTCAAGTGAAGATGTAAGGGGAAGTTTATATGTCTTATGTTACAATCTTTTTTCAAAACTTACATCTTACAAATACCACGTGGGATTAACGAAGATTTCACTGCTTTGGATATTTATCAAAAATCTTATCCAAGTAGTGATATGTTGGAGATTAAAACACGTACACAAAATAAAACTTGGAAGCTAATCGCGTGTTAGCACAATCTTTAGGGAAGCCTATTAGACACTCTGAATGGAATAGCGGAAAGGGAAGTAGTGTTGTTGTTTGCACTTTGCAAGAAGAGACAATGGATGTTAAGGAGTTCTATCTGTTCGAGATGGACTTGGCTTTATCGCGATTAGAGTCTGCAATTAAGAAATTAGAGAAGGGTTCAGAAAGCTTAGAATATCTTACAGCAATTGATTTCAGATGTGTTAAGAATTTGTACGACAATTCTGATGATGATCACCAGGGCTTGGGGGAGAATATGGTGCAGATCTTGAAGTCTGATCTGGTTCGACGTGTGGCTGCAAGAGCATTGGTACTAAAAAGACTGAGGCAAACAAAGAGGCAAATGAAGGAGCAGAAGATGAGATTTGTGTGTAATGTCAGAGGTAGAGTTTCTTAACAGAACATTTGTTAATCAGAGCAGAACCGCCAATAAGTTAGCAATTCGAGCAACTGGAGATTAGAACTGGGAATAAGTTAGCAATTTGAGTACAAGTACAACTGAACCAATATGTATAGTATAAGCACCAGTCTGTTAGTACATTTAAAATTTACTAGATACTAAACCATCGGTGTTAGTTAATACCTTAATGGCACTCGTTCACaacaaagaaaaaaaaggaagaaCAATCATAATCATTTCCTGCCCTTAATGTACACACCATATACTACTATATTGTTTTAgcaaaaaacaaaagaaaataaaatgatactCCAAATATTGGCAAGTCAACTTATTACACAAATGAAATTGGATACACAAATGAAATTGGCAAGTCAATTAAGACGATGTCGTTGAAGATCAATTATAATTTGTTAACTGTCCCTGAGATACACAAATGAAATTGGATTTCATAACAAAGTAGGAAGTGCCGGTCCAGTTACATAGGTTTTTAGGTTGCTCAGGGACCAAGAATACATTACTAATTTAGCAGCCTCTAATTTGCATAAATACTTACCCAGCAAATATCGATTAGGCATAAATTAGCCGAAGATAAATACTTACCCAAAGAGAACGAGTTAGCTACACAACTGAAAAAACTCTTGTTAAACTGCAACAATAATTGGTGAAATCAATCAGATTCAGGATTTTATTTTACTAATAGCAATAAAtagaaatatttttttattaaaaaaaacttGCGATAAACAAATAGAAAGTCATACAACCAATCAAATAAAAGTTTTGAACGATAAACATCACTTAAAAATTTATTCTCAGTACTTGTAACATTGAAAATGCACTAATTCTTATGTTTACTCATCATGATGTGAATCCATTTTGCTCGTTCTTCGAGAGTCATTTTCATGAAGCAATCTTTTTTTGTCTTGGTGTCGAGCAAGTTCAACACCTCTAAGCGGTTATCTTCATCTATATTTGGAATCTCCTTAATAGCATCCCATGCGGTATATGTTCTTTCTTGTTCCCTTTTTCCAATAATTGATAAACTCCTTCAAAAGTTGTTGTAAGTTTATCAAGTTGCACTAAAAGATCATTTTTAGGAGGATTTTCACTTGAGTTAGAACTTCCCTCGTACTCGGCTCTACCTCTTTTTGTTGGGAGCTTTTTTTTGGGCACCTTAAAAAAACTTCAGGAGAACCCATTGGCGATGAGCCGTTTTGTTCAAGCACAAAGCCCTCGCTATCAACATAAAAATTCAAGTCGTCAATGCGCAAGTCCCTCACTTCATCAACTTCTAGTGTTCTTGCTTCAgtagaactacccaatccaatAGCATTTTTTCCAACCGCAAACCCATTCCCAATAGCATTTTTTAAGTCCTCATAATCATCAAATGTCTCATAGCGCAAGTTGCCATCTTTTGGGTGAGTCTGACACAAAAAATATTGTTAGCATAACaatttctaaaaaataaaatatttaagcGTTCACATGAATAAAAGCATAAAGATTTGGATTTACCTTATGTACTCTTCCCAGACTTCATTTGGAGCGGTGAATCTCTTAGAAATAGGGTCATATCCAAATCCAGAACTAAAACTCATAAGAGTTGAATAAGAGAGATACCGATTTTTGAACCATTTTAGTCGACTATGATAATTGTTATAAGTCTTATTACACTTAATTTTTTCATTAAGCGAAGGAAGAATTCGATCAATTACTATTTGTTTAGTAAAGATACCACTATTATCACGCCATCCTTGACTCGCGGCATCAACCATAAGCTATAATAACGCATTACTCTCGTCTACCGTCCATTGATCATAAACGGCTCTCTTTTTGGCACTTTGCGAATCAGCCATAATAGAACTAAAACATTTTAAATTTTTAGAACACATATATCACATAACGATGCATAAAAATTGACAATTGACAATATACGATATGATATGTAACAAAAAAAATTTACCAATATACATATGTTCACAGCAACTATACAGAGATATAACTATACATATACAATTATACGAagatatataactatatatataaaatatatatgacATGCAAAAACAAAAAAGATATAACCATATAAAGAACGAAAAGAAAACAAACCTAGAGAGAAGAAAACAACCCTAGGAGCACCACGCAAGCATGAAGATGAAAAAAGAtgtaggtatatatatatatatatatatatgcaagtAATATATTTTTCACTTattatttcttgattttctaGTAATAAATTGTTATGATTTGTAAATCCATCAAAATCTTTACTCCAACTAAGAGATTTAAGGTTCATGAATTTGTATATAAAATATGAAACAAATACTTCAAAATCCATGACTcctgcaaatctgttaaaattTGAATACATAGAGATTTTGTTTGATTTTTTAGAATCTGGATTAAATACCTACAGATTTTataagattttttaaaatctcaaatgaaTACCCACAGATTTATAAGGATTATTTAAAATTTGATTTGAATACCTCCAGATTTTAAAAGATTATTTAAAATCCTTATTGAATACCTGCTGATTTTGAAAATCAATAAAAATCCTACAGAATCTCAAATGAATACACCCCCATAGTCATTATCAGAAAATTGAAGGGTTTTTTATGTGTGTAATTGTTGTTTAGTCTTTTTTTCCTTATCTATAATTCGGTATAATTGGGCGATCTAGTCCAAGACAGGAGTGTGACTAAATAGATCAATATAATATCGTTTTTTCTAATGTGTGCCCAAGGGAACATAATAAGCATTAACTCCCATGAGTTTGGTGCATTTTGATTGGTTCtctaatcataaatattgatAGACCCCCTACATTTACAACAACTCCACCAATAAAAATGCACCAAACTCATAAAATTTAGTGCTTATTGCATACCCTTGGGCACGCATTAGAAAGATCGATATAATATATGGAGACTGGATTTTAGAAAATGATCGAAAAAGTAAGAAATGTTCGGAAGTATGGTTACGTGGTGTTGCGGTTACGGACAAGTTGAAAGAATTGTGATTTATGAAGCAACCAACATAATAGCTACAATGTCCTTTCTTCATATGA
This sequence is a window from Apium graveolens cultivar Ventura chromosome 9, ASM990537v1, whole genome shotgun sequence. Protein-coding genes within it:
- the LOC141684878 gene encoding uncharacterized protein At2g29880-like, whose protein sequence is MADSQSAKKRAVYDQWTTHPKDGNLRYETFDDYEDLKNAIGNGFAVGKNAIGLGSSTEARTLEVDEVRDLRIDDLNFYVDSEGFVLEQNGSSPMGSPEVFLRSLSIIGKREQERTYTAWDAIKEIPNIDEDNRLEVLNLLDTKTKKDCFMKMTLEERAKWIHIMMSKHKN